The following are encoded together in the Microterricola viridarii genome:
- a CDS encoding carbohydrate ABC transporter permease, whose amino-acid sequence MTSTLNRPAATTADAAAGGPAPRKRSGLRRRISALDSKASPYLYISPFFVLFGIVGLFPLLYTAVVSMHDWNLLKGQGDFVGLDNFAAILGDRFFWNSIFNTISIFLLSAIPQIFVALALAAVLDQNLRAKTFWRMSVLLPYVVTPVAVTLIFSSVFNEQSGLVNNLLGVVGLDPVAWKHDVFASHIAIASMVNWRWTGYNALILLAAMQAVPRDIYESAALDGAGPIRRFFSLTIPSIRPTLVFVVITATIGGLQIFTEPKLFDASSAGGIGGADRQFQTTVLYLWEMAFFRQNLGKASAIAFLLFILIVLIGLFNFLLSQRIASAEQRGNDKRTAKALKNYRGGRS is encoded by the coding sequence ATGACCTCCACACTCAACCGGCCGGCGGCCACGACGGCGGATGCGGCGGCCGGCGGCCCGGCGCCGAGGAAGCGCTCCGGCCTCCGTCGGCGGATCAGCGCCCTCGACAGCAAAGCCTCGCCGTACCTCTACATCTCGCCCTTCTTCGTGCTGTTCGGCATCGTCGGCCTGTTCCCGCTGCTCTACACCGCGGTGGTGTCGATGCACGACTGGAACCTGCTGAAGGGGCAGGGCGACTTCGTCGGCCTCGACAACTTCGCCGCCATCCTCGGCGACCGGTTCTTCTGGAACTCGATCTTCAACACGATCAGCATCTTCCTGCTCTCGGCCATCCCGCAGATCTTCGTCGCCCTCGCCCTCGCCGCCGTGCTCGACCAGAACCTGCGCGCCAAGACCTTCTGGCGCATGAGCGTGCTGCTGCCCTATGTCGTCACGCCCGTCGCCGTGACGCTGATCTTCTCGAGCGTCTTCAACGAGCAGTCCGGGCTGGTCAACAACCTGCTCGGCGTCGTCGGCCTCGACCCCGTCGCGTGGAAGCACGACGTGTTCGCCAGCCACATCGCCATCGCCAGCATGGTGAACTGGCGCTGGACCGGCTACAACGCCCTCATCCTGCTGGCCGCGATGCAGGCGGTGCCGCGCGACATTTATGAGTCGGCCGCTCTGGACGGTGCAGGGCCGATCCGCCGCTTCTTCTCGCTGACGATCCCCAGCATCCGTCCGACCCTCGTCTTCGTCGTGATCACGGCAACCATCGGCGGGCTGCAGATCTTCACGGAGCCCAAGCTGTTCGACGCCTCCAGCGCCGGCGGCATCGGCGGCGCCGACCGCCAGTTCCAGACCACGGTGCTCTACCTCTGGGAGATGGCGTTCTTCCGCCAGAACCTCGGCAAGGCCTCGGCCATCGCCTTCCTGCTGTTCATCCTCATCGTGCTCATCGGCCTCTTCAACTTCCTCCTCTCGCAGCGGATCGCGAGCGCGGAACAGCGCGGCAACGACAAGCGCACGGCGAAGGCACTCAAGAACTACCGCGGAGGTCGGTCATGA